The genomic stretch CTCTGTCTGAAATTCTTTTTAAATTTTTCATGGTTACTATTTTGATGGAATATCTGAGATCACTGAAAATTATACGGTGTTGATTTTTTTTAGAAAAGACAATTTGGCAAAAAAATTGAATATATAATATTACCAATCAATCAAAAAAGAATAATTATGGAAACGAATGCATACAACCAAAAACTGAACCGATATGTATTAAACGACCGAATTGTTTATACAGGTTTTTCCAGTTTTAATGATGCACAGGAATGTGCCACCAAAAAAGGTGGAATATTAGTGGAAGTGGGGTTTAAAGACGGAAATGATAACCCCGAAATTACAGATGAAGCTGGTTTGATAGAGAAAAAACTTCATTACTATGTGTATGCAGGCGATGAATATAAATTTATCCATTCCTCTGATCCCGGATTCAGAAAATACGCGGATGAGCTTCAGAAGATTAAAGCAAAAGAGCAGCAATCGCCGCCAGATGAAAGATATTTTGCCAACTTTGAAATCGAAAATGCCGAAGACCCGATTATTGTGATTAAAAATGATCATTTTCAGTCGGTAACCTCAAGAGAACGTTCAAAGTATTTGAAACATGCCAGAGTTTATGAATTAGGGGTATCCCTGCCAAAATCTTAAAAAATATTATCATGAGCAAGACTAAATATTCAGATAAAGCTCAGGACAAAGTAGGAAAAGTAATGCACGAATTCAAGGAAGGAAAACTAAAATCCTCTTCCGGAAAAAAAGTGACAAGCAGAAAACAGGCTGTAGCCATCGGTATTTCTGAAGCGAGAGAAAAAGGGCTGAAAGTCCCATCCAAAAAGAAAAGTAAATAACTTCAAATACAAACTGCCCGGAAAACTTCCGGGCAGTTTTATTAGATAAAGCAATAATGATTAGCTATTTGTTTGATTATAGAGTACTCGGTAGTATTCATCTGCCATTCTATCACTATTGAATTGATTTTTTACATCGTTCATTGCATTGTGCTGGATTTTTCTCCATTGGTCCGGATGATCATAATACATAGGAAGAATTTCATTTTCAAGGATCTCATATAATTTGTTTAAATCATAATTATCCTGCTCATAGATACTCATATTCAGATAATCGGCCTTTGGAACTACGAAAGAATTTTCCCGGTGATTAGCAAATTCCGGAATCCATCCGTCATCTGTGGATAGATTGACCGAGCCGTTCATCGCTGCGGTCATTCCTGAAGTTCCCGATGCTTCTCTTGGAACTCTTGGGTTATTTAACCAAAGATCAGAGCCTTGTTTTAATGATTTACTTAATGAAAGTTCATATCCGGTAAGAACAGCCATATTTTTGTGGTTCTTGCTTTCTTCAACTAACGTGTTGAAAGTAGAAATTGCTGAATAATCCATCGGATACGGCTTTCCTGCCCAAATAATCTGTACCGGATATTTTGGGTTATTCAAAAGCCTATAGAATCTGTCTTTGTCATGTAAAAGCAAGTCTGCACGTTTGTAACCTGCAAATCTTCTAGCCCATACAATAGTAAAAACATTAGGGTTGAATAGGTTTCCGGTTTGGTCTGCTACGATACTGAACAATTTTTTCTTTAAATGCTTTTTACGATAATCAAAAACAGTATCATCATTTTCATCTTTTGCATTGTAAAGTGGCTTATCTGACCAATATTTGAATTCTTGTGCGTTGGTAATGGAAGTGATTTCACAGATTCCGGGATATTTATTCCACATTGCACGGGAAACAACGCCGTGAAGCTGCGACACTCCATTAGCAACTCTTGCCATTCTCAGAGCACAAAGAGAATGGTTGAAACGGTCATCATCTGCTCCTTCAATTGCTTTTGCTTCCTCCATGCTATAGCCGGAGAAATAAGTCATATCATAACATAATTTTAAATTATGCTTTTCATTTCCAGCCTCTTCTGGTGTATGAGTGGTGAAAACTAGTTTTTCTTTAACCTTATTCAGGTCGCCATTGTATTTTCTTAGTAAATAAAATGCAGCAGGAAGTCCGTGGGCTTCATTTAAATGATAAACCTCCCTTTCGATGTTCATTTCATCCAGTAATTTAGCACCTCCTTTTCCGAGTAAGATATATTGAGCCAGTTTGGTGGATTCATTGGCATCATAAAGTTTGTGACAGATCGTTTTTGAAACATGGTCATTTTCAGGAACATCTGTAGACAGGAAAAACATAGGGGCTGTATTGAAAATTTCAGGATCAAGATACCATACCTTTACCCAAACAGGAGCACTGTGAATCTCAATTTGAAATTTTATTCCTGTATCTTCAAGAAAGCTGTACATTTTTCGGGTCCAGACAGGCTGAAGAGTCTGATCATGATTTCTGGCCTGGTCATAGTATCCGAATTTCCAGAGAATACCAATTCCAATAAGATCCTGCTTCAGGTTATAGGCACTTCGCATGTGAGATCCTGCTAAAAACCCAAGCCCTCCGGAGTATATTTTTAATACCTGCTCAAGGGCAAATTCCATTGAGAAATAGACAGTTTTTTTTGAATATTGGGGATTGATGCTGTAAGGTACTTTAAAATTCCTAAAATCCATAGAATGCGGTTTGTGTTTGAAAAAGCAAAGGTATTAATAATGAAAATAAACTCTATATTAAATAATAGATAAATTAATTTTAAAAGTAAGCGTTGAATAGTTTTTTTGCTTATCTTTAAGAGTGTAAATTTTTGATTATCAAAAACTTTTAACGGTGAAAACCAATAGCTGCATGTGTTTAATTCCATAAAAAAAATCACACATGAAAAAGACGTTTTCTGATGAAGATCTGATTAAGAATCTTAGTTTGTATTACCTGAATCGGCATTTGAAAAAAAAGCCCATAGAAAAGTATCACCGTACCATAGATGAATCTCCGCTTCATGATCGTGAAAAATACCGAAAAAAATCAGAGATTCTTCTTCTCAACTCTTTTATGCATCATTTTCCTGATGTAAAATTTGAAAACTTTACCTGCGAAAGCCCAGACTTTATCGCAAAACTGAACGACAAAAAAATCGGAATAGAGCTGACTGAAGTAATCAATCATCTGGAAATGAAAAAAGTAGAGAGCACTTTGAATAAAATGTTCCGTCAGGCAGAAATATTATTAGAACAGGAAGACACTACGAAATATCGTGGTGTTTATTTTTTAGAATTTCACCCGAATATAAAGTTTGATAACCTTGAAGAACAGGAAGAAAATATTATTAATATTTATAAAAGCATAAAGAGAAATAAAGCAGTAGGCTGTGTGAAAAGTGTAAGAAAATCTTTTCATCGAAGAAATGTTTTCATTACCCATGAGTATAGTATGAATCTTTTTGATGAACTCTGCTCTGATAAAATTCTGGATCTTATTGAAAAAAAGAACGAGAAATTCCCTTACTATGATACTTCGGTAGATGAATGCTGGCTGGTGATTGTTTCTGATATGAATTCTATTGCCTCAAGATATACATTTATCCAAGATAAAGATCATCTGAAAGAAGTAAAAAGCCCCTTCCATAAAATTTTTCATCTGGAAAATCTCTGTGGAAATATTACAAGTATAAAATAGTAGTTTTATATGTTGATTTTTTAAATAATCGTTATTTTTAATTTGGATATCATAAAAAATATTGCTTTTTGTTATTTGTAATTAAATAATAGGTATATTTGGTATACGTTGGATATTGATCTGACTCAAAACAACTTAACCACAAAAACAAATATATCTATGAGAAAAATTCTACTATTTACTTTTCTATACATTTCCCATTTTTTTTACTCTCAGCAGGATTGTGCCACGGCGCTGGCTGTTTGTGGAAACTCAAATATTACTTACAGCCCTACAGGGTATGGAAATATTAAGGAAATGGTAAATTCCGGCACCTGTATAGATACATCAGGAGAACATAATTCGATCTGGTATAAAATTACTATTGCCACGGGAGGGACTTTGACATTTAATCTGGTTCCCAATAACCAGGATGCTGATTATGACTGGGCTATTTTCGGACCTAATGTGAACTGTGGAAGTCTGGGATCTGCTATACGTTGTAATGCTGCAACAGTGATTGGTGTTGGAGCAGCTACCGGATTAAATATGACCAGCACAATTACAAATGCTGTTGGAGGCTCAACAACACCATACTGTAGGTACCTGGATGTTCTGCCGGGAGAAACTTATTACCTGTTTATTGATAACTGGGTAAGTAGTACGAGCAGTACAACAGCTCCTTTTTCTTTAACATGGGGTGGCACAGCCACTTTAGCATCACCATTTACAGACCCGGCTATTCAGCCTAAACCTTTTATACCACCTGGAATTCCAGCGGCTAATCCCGCCAATCCAAGAGAGGTTATTATCTGTGGAAACCCCGTTGTATTTGACTTTGCAACGCTGTCAGCAGGCATTGTTAATGGAAATCCTGGTTTTAGCGTAAGTTATCATTATAGCGCTAATGATGCGTTATCAGTCAACAATCCTATTACGGCTCCAATAATGGTAAATACCTCAACGGTTTATTACTACAGTATAAGCTATACAGATCCAACCAACCCAAACAGTCCTCTTAATAAATGTAAACAGACAGGAACATTCAAATTTAAGGATGGGGCTATTACCGTAAAAGATGCAACATTAATAGAGTGTAACAATAATAATGCAGGAACAGCACTTTTTGACCTGACAACAGCAGATATCATCGCAGCTACCAATGTTTCAAAAAAATACTATAACAGTATGTTTGATCTTAATGCTGAAACGAACGAGATTACCAATCCTAATGCATTTACTTCTGCAGAGGGAACTGTTTATGTAAAAGTGACTTCTGAGTACGGATGTACCGGTATTGCAAAAATTACATTAAAATTTCATCCGGTAGTTATTGCTAAAGAAGCTACACTTACAGAATGTTTTATAGAGTCCAATCCAAGTACCGGATCTTTTAACCTTGCTAATGCTCCGGTAACTACCCCGGACAATACTAAAAAATATTATCCATCTGAAGCCGATGCCATTCATCAGACTAATGAAATCCTGAATCCAATGACTTATATTGCACCTAATGGAGTGGTGTATATAAGAGTTACAAATGCCAGAGGATGTTACGCTGTTGTTAAAGTGACTTTAGTTGTAACCCCTCCGAAATATTCTGATGTACTTCATGATAAGATTATATGTGTAGAAAGCAAAACCACTTTAGATGCCGGGCCGGGATTTAAAAGTTATGAATGGAGTACCGGAGCGACTACTCGAACCGTTAGTGTAGGAGTTGGAGTATATTGGGTGAAACTTAAAACCGGAGATTGTATTACGACACAGACTGTAAAGGTAATACCATCTGAACAGCCTGTTATTTCCAATATTGAAGTGGGAAGTAATACAATAACAGTATCCGTAATAGGAGGTACGCCACCTTATCAATACTCGATGGACAATATTATCTGGCAGGATTCAAATGTTTTCACTAATCTTTCTAGGGGAGTGTATAAAGTTTTTGTAAAAGATAGCTATAATTGTACCCCTATGGAGGTTGAAATTGTTGTTCCAAATCTGGTGAATGTTATCACTCCAAATGCTGATGGTGTAAATGATGTAATTGATTATTCTGCATTATCAGGCAAACAAAATCTTGTGATCAATATTTTTGACAGATATGGAACCAAGATCCATCAGGCTGACAAGCTTAATGGCTATAAATGGGATGGAACAGTAAGTGGAAGAAGAGTTCCTACCGGTACCTATTGGTATTCTGTACTGTGGAATGAGAACAATACCAAAAATACACCTGTTAAATATACAGGTTGGGTATTGGTTAAAAACAGGGAATAATGACATATTATAAATAGAATACAATACATAGATAAAACCACTTCGGTAGAGGTGGTTTATCTATTTGGATTGGTTATCTTAGTGTTAAAATAGAAAGAATGAAAGACCTGTTTGTAAAACGCTTTGAATATTATAAATCTCTTGGTGATCAATCCTTTGAGCAACTATCTAATGAGCAGATTTTCTGGCAATATAATCAAGAAAGTAATTCTATTGCTGTCATTGTACATCATCTTGCAGGAAATATGTTGTCAAGATGGACTAATTTTCTTACTGAAGATGGAGAAAAAACCTGGCGTCACCGTGATGAAGAATTTGTAAATATTTTTACAACCAAAGATGAAGTTCTTGAATATTGGGAAAAAGGATGGAAATGTTTTTTTAATGCATTAGAGCAGATTAATGAAGATAATCTTTATGCTACGATCTATATAAGAGGAGAGGCGCATTCTGTTATAGATGCCATTTTCAGACAACTGGCTCATTATCCTTACCATATCGGGCAGATTGATTATATCGCTAAAATGATTAAAAATGAAGATTGGAAAACACTTTCTATTGCCAGAAATAAATCTCAGGAGTTTAATAACGAAATGAAAAATAGATGCTATGCAAAAGAGACGGATGACAATTCATCACCTGTTTGCTTTCAAAACAGCTCTGAAATAAGGGATGAATATAAACAATAGACCGAATCAATCTTGGATTATTATTAAAATTACTATCTTTGCACCCATAAAATTCAGAAGTAACACATGTCTGCTTTTCAAAGAACTGCCGCGTATCATACACTTGGCTGCAAATTAAATTTTGCAGAAACATCTACTATTGCTCGTCAATTAACAGATGCAGGTTATGATAAGGTGAGCTTTGATGAGAAAGCAAACGTATATGTAATCAACACGTGTTCCGTAACAGAAAATGCTGACCGTGAATGTAAGCTTCATGTAAAAAGAGCAATGAAAGCCAACCCTGATGGGCTGGTGGTTATTGTTGGATGTTACGCACAGCTGAAACCTGAAGAAATTTCACAGATTGAAGGAGTAGATCTTGTTTTAGGAGCTAAAGAAAAATTTAATATTCTAAGCTACCTTGATGATTTGGAAAAATCAGACAATGAGGGAATTGTTCATTCATGTGAGATTGAAGAAACGGATTTCTTTATTGGAAGTTATTCCATTGGTGACAGAACAAGAGCATTCCTGAAAGTTCAGGATGGATGTGATTACAAATGTACTTACTGTACTATCCCATTGGCAAGAGGAATTTCTCGTTCAGATACCATCGAAAATGTTCTTAAAAACGCTAAAGAAATTGCCGCAAGAGACATTAAAGAAATCGTTCTTACCGGAGTAAATATTGGTGATTATGGTAAAGGTGAGTTTGGAAACAAGAGACACGAGCATACTTTCCTGGATCTTATTTCGGAACTGGATAAAGTAGAAGGAATTGAAAGAATTCGTATTTCTTCCATTGAACCTAATCTTTTAAAAGATGAAAGTATTGAGCTGGTTTCTAAAAGCAGAAGCTTTGTTCCGCATTTTCATATTCCGTTACAATCCGGAAGCGATGATTTATTGAAAAAAATGAAACGTCGTTACCTAACTAAGCTATACAACGATCGAGTAAACAAAATCCGTGAGGTAATGCCAGACGCGGCAATTGGTGTGGACGTTATTGTTGGGTTCCCTGGAGAAACAGAAGAGAAGTTTATGGAAACCTATAATTTTCTTAATGAACTTTCTATTACTTATCTGCATGTATTTACTTATTCTGAAAGAGAAAATACAGAGGCCGCTGCTATGGACGGAGTCGTTCAGATAGCAGAAAGAAAAAAACGTAATAAAATGCTGAGAATTCTTTCTGAAAAGAAAAAAATGGCATTTTATCAGACTCAACTTGGAAAAACGCTTCCTGTACTTTGGGAGCACGAAAATAAAGACGGGAAAATGTTTGGGTTCACTGAAAACTATGTGAGAGTCCAGAAAGACTTTGATCCTGCATCTGTAAATCAAATCGAATTTCTAAATTTAGAAAAAATCCTGTCAGATGGCACGGTTTCTGTGCAATCTTCCTACCAAAGTTTTTTAGCAAAAGCATAGGCTCTTTGCAAAATTTCTACTAAATTTATTTTTAAACTTTAAATACTACATTCATGAGAGATAAGTTTTTATCTTGGGGAATTGTATTAGTAGCTGCTACCTGGATTGTAGCGCTGCTGATAAAAGCGCATTACTGGATACCGACGCTGCTATCCGCTATTTATGCATTGGGAGTTTACAATGCTTATCAATCGAAACATGCTATTTTGAGGAACTTCCCGGTACTGGGGTACTTCAGGTACTTTTTCGAAAGTATTTCACCTGAAATGCAACAATATTTCATTGAAAGGGAGACTGATGGGAAACCATTCCCAAGAAATCAGCGTTCTGCAGTATACAGACGTGCTAAAAACCTTAGTGATACGGTAGCGTTTGGAACTCAGTTGGAAGTAAATCACAGAAAATATGAAGGAATTAAGCATTCTATTTATGCAAAATCTCCATCAGAAGAACTTCCGAGAGTTTGGGTAGGAGGAGAACAATGTACACAGCCTTACCATGCTTCTTTATTTAATATTTCAGCAATGAGTTTCGGAGCATTGAGTGACAGAGCGCAGATTTCACTGAACAGAGGAGCTAAAAAAGGGAATTTCTTTCATAATACAGGAGAAGGAGGTATTTCACCTTATCATCTTGAAGGAGGTGACTTGTGTTGGCAGATCGGTACAGGATATTTTGGATGCCGTGATGATGAAGGTAAGTTTAACCCTGAATTATTTACTAAATATTCAACGCTGCCTAACGTGAAAATGATTGAGATCAAATTATCACAGGGAGCAAAACCAGGACACGGAGGAGTACTTCCAGGGGTGAAAAATACACCGGAAATTGCAGCCATCCGTCACGTGACACCTGGAATGACCGTTATTTCTCCACCATCACATACTGCATTCTCTGATGCAGCCGGATTGTTGAGGTTCGTACAGGAATTAAGAGAACTTTCAGGAGGAAAACCTGTCGGATTTAAACTTTGTATTGGGGATACTAAAGAATTTGAGGATATCTGCGTACAAATGAATGTGCTGAAGATTTATCCTGATTTCATAACGATTGATGGAGCCGAAGGAGGTACAGGTGCAGCACCACCAGAGTTTTCAGATGGAGTAGGGATGCCTTTGGAGCCAGCTCTGATCTTTGTCAACAGAACTCTTAATAATTATAATCTGAGAAATAAACTTAGAGTTATTGCCAGTGGTAAAGTCCTTACTAGTTTAGACATCTTAAGGGCTGTAGCAATGGGAGCGGATATGTGTAACAATGCAAGAGGATTTATGTTCTCGTTAGGATGTATTCAGGCATTAAGATGTAATTCCAATAATTGCCCAACGGGAGTTGCTACTCAGGATAAAATGCTAATCAAAGGATTGGATGTTACAGATAAAAGTGAAAGAGTATACCATTTCCATAAAAATACCCTTCATACCTGTAATGAACTGATTGCAGCAGCAGGAAGAAGCTCTTATGAAGAAGTAGATGCTACCATGTTCATGAGAGGTGATGAATTTGATCACCTTGCAGATCTTTATTTCCCTGATATTTTAGGGAATGTAAAACAGAAGGCTAGATCATAATAATTAAGGGAACAGCTTAAGTGCTGTCTTTTATAAATAAAAAGTCAGATTAGAGAATCCTAATCTGACTTTTTTATGTCTTAAGATTGATTAGAAGTTAATATCTAATCTGATATATATTGTCTTTTAAAGAGATCACAAATAGCAAATAAAATAAACCGTCTGGTATTGACGGTTTATTTATTTTTATTTATCATCATCAGGTCTTATATCAGTTCCATAAATCTGGAAATTGAAAACAAATGATTTATTTCTGTAATTGTAGCCTAGATAAGGATAATGGGCGTTTCTTGCAAAAGCAGCTCTTGATGGAACGATAATTACCCCTTGTAGATTATAAGGGGTTTCATTTGGCAAATCTTTAAATGCAGTAAACTTTTGTAATGCCTCTCTGAAACCGGAGATTTCAAAGTAGGGTCTTTCTTGACCGTTGTCCACTCTTGCCTTTTTCTTTGCGTAGTAATATGCAGGGTCAACCAATGGGATTGTGCTGTCATCTATAGTATTTAAAAACTGGGATTTAGCAGAAAATACAACCGTTCCGTTATTATCAATAGCCTGGTAAGCATAAGCTCTACCCATAATTTTAATGATATCATCACTCCCAATTACCTTGCCATTGTCAGCAGCAGGCTGTGCCCCTTCCCTCATTATATAAATTGTTCCCGAAGGAAGCTTGGTATAATTCAAAGCTGATAATTTCTTTTCATTATCATCAGAAGTATCCGTAGCACTGAAAGCTTTTATATTTCCTTGTGCATCCAGATAATTCTCATCCATGAATTTCATAATAGCTTGATCATCATACGTGTTTTGCACATTAATATCTGCGGGTTCCTGGTAAGTAGCTACCTCATCATCTTTTTTACATGCGGAAAAACACAAAGATCCGGCAAGGATATATAAAAATATTTTTTTCATTTCAAAAAACTTTAATTACTTTACAAATAATATAACGGCAAAAGTATAAAAAAATATGAGAATAGATAAATTTTTGTGGAGCATTCGTTTCTATAAGACAAGAAGTATTGCAGCTGAGGAGATTAAAAAGAATAGAGTTTCTATGGGAACATCTGCCGTAAAGTCATCTAAAGAGGTAAAGGAAGGGGATATTATTAAAATTCGTAAGAACCAGATTGATTATAAAATAAAAGTTCTTCAGATTCCTAAAAGCAGGATTGGAGCGAAATTAGTTCCTTTACACATACAGGATGTCACGGATAAAGAACAGTATGAATTGCTGAAATTACGTAAAATGTCTCAGGATTACTACAGAAACAAAGGAGAAGGAAGACCTACGAAAAAAGATAGGAGGGATATGGATGATTATGTAGGTAACGATATTGATGCTGATTTTACCAATTGGGATGATTTCTTCGGAGAAACAGATGATGAGACCGAAACTGAAGATTAATATAAAAAGCTCTAGTGATA from Chryseobacterium indologenes encodes the following:
- a CDS encoding DUF6496 domain-containing protein, encoding MSKTKYSDKAQDKVGKVMHEFKEGKLKSSSGKKVTSRKQAVAIGISEAREKGLKVPSKKKSK
- the glgP gene encoding alpha-glucan family phosphorylase, whose amino-acid sequence is MDFRNFKVPYSINPQYSKKTVYFSMEFALEQVLKIYSGGLGFLAGSHMRSAYNLKQDLIGIGILWKFGYYDQARNHDQTLQPVWTRKMYSFLEDTGIKFQIEIHSAPVWVKVWYLDPEIFNTAPMFFLSTDVPENDHVSKTICHKLYDANESTKLAQYILLGKGGAKLLDEMNIEREVYHLNEAHGLPAAFYLLRKYNGDLNKVKEKLVFTTHTPEEAGNEKHNLKLCYDMTYFSGYSMEEAKAIEGADDDRFNHSLCALRMARVANGVSQLHGVVSRAMWNKYPGICEITSITNAQEFKYWSDKPLYNAKDENDDTVFDYRKKHLKKKLFSIVADQTGNLFNPNVFTIVWARRFAGYKRADLLLHDKDRFYRLLNNPKYPVQIIWAGKPYPMDYSAISTFNTLVEESKNHKNMAVLTGYELSLSKSLKQGSDLWLNNPRVPREASGTSGMTAAMNGSVNLSTDDGWIPEFANHRENSFVVPKADYLNMSIYEQDNYDLNKLYEILENEILPMYYDHPDQWRKIQHNAMNDVKNQFNSDRMADEYYRVLYNQTNS
- a CDS encoding T9SS type B sorting domain-containing protein; this translates as MRKILLFTFLYISHFFYSQQDCATALAVCGNSNITYSPTGYGNIKEMVNSGTCIDTSGEHNSIWYKITIATGGTLTFNLVPNNQDADYDWAIFGPNVNCGSLGSAIRCNAATVIGVGAATGLNMTSTITNAVGGSTTPYCRYLDVLPGETYYLFIDNWVSSTSSTTAPFSLTWGGTATLASPFTDPAIQPKPFIPPGIPAANPANPREVIICGNPVVFDFATLSAGIVNGNPGFSVSYHYSANDALSVNNPITAPIMVNTSTVYYYSISYTDPTNPNSPLNKCKQTGTFKFKDGAITVKDATLIECNNNNAGTALFDLTTADIIAATNVSKKYYNSMFDLNAETNEITNPNAFTSAEGTVYVKVTSEYGCTGIAKITLKFHPVVIAKEATLTECFIESNPSTGSFNLANAPVTTPDNTKKYYPSEADAIHQTNEILNPMTYIAPNGVVYIRVTNARGCYAVVKVTLVVTPPKYSDVLHDKIICVESKTTLDAGPGFKSYEWSTGATTRTVSVGVGVYWVKLKTGDCITTQTVKVIPSEQPVISNIEVGSNTITVSVIGGTPPYQYSMDNIIWQDSNVFTNLSRGVYKVFVKDSYNCTPMEVEIVVPNLVNVITPNADGVNDVIDYSALSGKQNLVINIFDRYGTKIHQADKLNGYKWDGTVSGRRVPTGTYWYSVLWNENNTKNTPVKYTGWVLVKNRE
- a CDS encoding DUF1572 family protein, with amino-acid sequence MKDLFVKRFEYYKSLGDQSFEQLSNEQIFWQYNQESNSIAVIVHHLAGNMLSRWTNFLTEDGEKTWRHRDEEFVNIFTTKDEVLEYWEKGWKCFFNALEQINEDNLYATIYIRGEAHSVIDAIFRQLAHYPYHIGQIDYIAKMIKNEDWKTLSIARNKSQEFNNEMKNRCYAKETDDNSSPVCFQNSSEIRDEYKQ
- the mtaB gene encoding tRNA (N(6)-L-threonylcarbamoyladenosine(37)-C(2))-methylthiotransferase MtaB — protein: MSAFQRTAAYHTLGCKLNFAETSTIARQLTDAGYDKVSFDEKANVYVINTCSVTENADRECKLHVKRAMKANPDGLVVIVGCYAQLKPEEISQIEGVDLVLGAKEKFNILSYLDDLEKSDNEGIVHSCEIEETDFFIGSYSIGDRTRAFLKVQDGCDYKCTYCTIPLARGISRSDTIENVLKNAKEIAARDIKEIVLTGVNIGDYGKGEFGNKRHEHTFLDLISELDKVEGIERIRISSIEPNLLKDESIELVSKSRSFVPHFHIPLQSGSDDLLKKMKRRYLTKLYNDRVNKIREVMPDAAIGVDVIVGFPGETEEKFMETYNFLNELSITYLHVFTYSERENTEAAAMDGVVQIAERKKRNKMLRILSEKKKMAFYQTQLGKTLPVLWEHENKDGKMFGFTENYVRVQKDFDPASVNQIEFLNLEKILSDGTVSVQSSYQSFLAKA
- a CDS encoding FMN-binding glutamate synthase family protein, producing the protein MRDKFLSWGIVLVAATWIVALLIKAHYWIPTLLSAIYALGVYNAYQSKHAILRNFPVLGYFRYFFESISPEMQQYFIERETDGKPFPRNQRSAVYRRAKNLSDTVAFGTQLEVNHRKYEGIKHSIYAKSPSEELPRVWVGGEQCTQPYHASLFNISAMSFGALSDRAQISLNRGAKKGNFFHNTGEGGISPYHLEGGDLCWQIGTGYFGCRDDEGKFNPELFTKYSTLPNVKMIEIKLSQGAKPGHGGVLPGVKNTPEIAAIRHVTPGMTVISPPSHTAFSDAAGLLRFVQELRELSGGKPVGFKLCIGDTKEFEDICVQMNVLKIYPDFITIDGAEGGTGAAPPEFSDGVGMPLEPALIFVNRTLNNYNLRNKLRVIASGKVLTSLDILRAVAMGADMCNNARGFMFSLGCIQALRCNSNNCPTGVATQDKMLIKGLDVTDKSERVYHFHKNTLHTCNELIAAAGRSSYEEVDATMFMRGDEFDHLADLYFPDILGNVKQKARS
- a CDS encoding RNA-binding S4 domain-containing protein, coding for MRIDKFLWSIRFYKTRSIAAEEIKKNRVSMGTSAVKSSKEVKEGDIIKIRKNQIDYKIKVLQIPKSRIGAKLVPLHIQDVTDKEQYELLKLRKMSQDYYRNKGEGRPTKKDRRDMDDYVGNDIDADFTNWDDFFGETDDETETED